Proteins from one Longimicrobiaceae bacterium genomic window:
- a CDS encoding Fur family transcriptional regulator, which translates to MSPFIHLFRRYLREQGLPVTQQREAVADVVFSSTGHLSVDDIEAALKGQGERIGKATIYRTMEILVRSGLVEEHDFGEGFKRYEHLFGQQPIHEHLICTNCSRVIEFQSPEVVRLQEETARQHGFLPTRHRLEIYGICSSCQALGVAPQNDGLTCPVDMLN; encoded by the coding sequence ATGTCGCCATTCATCCACCTCTTTCGCCGCTACCTGAGGGAACAGGGGCTACCGGTCACCCAGCAGCGGGAGGCAGTGGCGGACGTGGTCTTCAGTTCGACGGGACACCTCTCGGTGGACGACATCGAGGCGGCGCTGAAGGGGCAGGGGGAGCGGATCGGGAAGGCGACCATCTACCGCACGATGGAGATCCTGGTGCGCAGTGGGCTGGTGGAGGAGCACGATTTCGGCGAGGGGTTCAAGCGCTACGAGCACCTCTTCGGCCAGCAACCGATCCACGAGCACCTGATCTGCACCAACTGCAGCCGGGTGATCGAGTTCCAGAGCCCCGAGGTGGTGCGCCTCCAGGAGGAGACCGCTCGCCAGCACGGCTTCCTTCCCACCCGCCACCGCCTGGAGATCTACGGCATCTGCTCCAGCTGCCAGGCACTGGGCGTCGCCCCGCAGAACGACGGGCTGACGTGTCCGGTGGATATGTTGAACTGA